The sequence below is a genomic window from Blastococcus sp. Marseille-P5729.
CACCACGATGAAGAACGCCCCGACCCCCGGCGGCATCGGTATCTGGGCCGGTCCTGGCTCGGCCGCAACATGCGCGACGTGCGCGATCCACCGGGTGAAGTATCCGCCCACGACGCACAGCAGCTGGGCCAGCGGCATCGCGATGGGCGCGAGGACCGCAGCGCAGACGCCGCATATGGTGGCCACCGGGACGGCGGGCGCAGCCACGATATTCGCCACCAGCGACCCGAGATTCACCATCGGCAGCAGCAGCACGATCACCGGCAAAGTCGCCAGCCCCGCTGACGCCGCGACCGCCAACGGCGCGGCGAGCATCATCGGCATGCGTTCTGACCAGCGCCTGGTCCACTCCGCCCCCACCACGACAATCCCCGCCGTCGCCAGCACCGAGAGCAGGAACCCGACCGAGATCGACAGCGCCGGGACACAGGTCAACAGCACGACGATGGCGGTCGCGAGAGCGGGTACCGCCGCGCGGGGTCGGCCGGATGCCAACCCCACCAGCATCACGACGCCCATTCCCGCGGCGCGCAGCACGCTGGGCTCCGGACCCGCGACCACGACGAACGCGAGCAGCGCCCCGGCCGCACAGCCGATCTGCAGCACGAACGGTGCGCGACAGAGCCGGGTCAGCCAGAGCACCGCTCCCACGACGATGGCCACGTTGGCACCGGAGACTGCCAAGAGGTGTGCCAGGCCGGACAGCCGAAACTCCTCCTGCACGATCGGGCCGATCCCCGACGTGTCGCCGTCCACCAGCGCGACGAGCAGGCCAGCGGCATCCGGATCGTTCACCGAGGCTGCTTCATGAAGACCATCCCGTATCGCCTCTGCCACAACACTCCACCTCGGGGCCTCGGGATCGACCACCGAGCCATCGGACGCCACGACGAACGCGACCACGGACGACGCACGATCGGGCGGGTGCGCGGTGCCGACGATGTACGCGGTCGCGCCGGGGAGCGTTCCAGCCCAGACATCGGACGTGCCCAGGACGACGACCGACTGGTCGGCCTCGTGCACCCTGCCGCGATGCTCGATGCGGCTCACGGCCACCTGCACGACTACCCGGTCAGGTGTGCCGCCGACCTGCCGCGGCCTGCTCTCCACCGTTCCCTCGAGGCGCACGAACGCATCCTCCCGCGCGGCGTGCGCAACCACTGAGTCCAGCCGGTCCTGAAGGCGCGCCGAGGAGAGCAGTGCGGCCGCGATCCCGGCCATACATGAGAAAGCAACCAGCCAGCAGCGGGATCTGTGCACTACCGAGCGCCAACCAGCGAATGCGCCGATCAATCCGGTCGCCGCCATTGCGACCATCGCCCACCAGAGGCCCGCAGACCATCCGAGCTCCCCGGACGCAACGCCGATCCAGACCAGCGCGGCCCCGGGGACCAGCCGCGCGTCATGCTCGCGCCAGTGCTTCACACGGTGACCAGATCCTTGACCTTGGCCAGCACCGCCGGACCCACACCAGAGACGTTCTCCAGCTCCTCCACGGACTTGAACGGCCCATTCTCCTCGCGGAAGTCGACGATCCGCTGCGCCAGGACCGGACCGATGCCCGGCAGCTCGTCCAGCTGCGTGACGTTCGCGGAGTTGATGTCGACGAGCGCAGTAGACCCGCCGTTCGCAGTAGGTTGCGGCTCGCTCGTTCCGGAGTCGACGGGAGGGCCCGGCAGACCGACCACGATCTGCTCCCCGTCCGCCACCTTGCGGGCAATATTCAGCGTGCTCAGGTCGGTGCCGGGCAGCGCCCCTCCCGCAGCCTCGATCGCATCGCTCACCCGCGCGCCCTCCGGAAGGGTGACCAGGCCCGGGACGTTCACGCTGCCGACGACCGCGACCACCAAGACTCCTGGGGCACTCGACGTAGAGGCCGGCGATGCGGCCGCGCTCGCGGTCTCCCCGCCGGGCTCATCGGGATCGGCTCGCTCATCTGCTGCAGCGATCGTGGTGGCGGCTCCTTCGACAGCCGTCCCCGCGGGTCGCAGCAGCCACGTCACGAGAGCAGTGGCGGCGGCGGTCAGCACGGCGACGACGACGAAGACGCCGATCGACACGCGCCCCGAGTGCAGCCTGGCCCGCCAGGCGGAGCGCGGGGGCTCGAAGCCGTCGCCGAAGCCGTCGAGCGAGCGCCGGTCGGTCTCGCCGTCGTCCAGCACGGACGGATCATCAGGCTCGGCTGCCCGTTGGTCATAGTCACGCATCGAGGACTCCAGGATCGCCTTGATATCGGCGATCTGGCGGTCCCGTTCGAGATCGTCGACCCTCCTCATGGCCGCGACGATACGGATGCTCCGATTCGTGCGGCGTCCGCAACCTCCACGATGTGGAGACACGCCGTCCTGTGGACAGCGGTAGCGGTGTCGCGGTTAGCCGTCGAGGGTGGGTACGACGATCACGGCGAGCATCCCGGGGCCGACATGCGCACCGAGAACCGCGCCGACCTCACTCACTACTATCTCTGCCGACCCGGGAATCTCCTCCGCGAGCTCCGCCCGTAGCTTCTCAGCACGCTCCTCAGCAGCGAGATGGTGGACGGCGATGAGCACGTCGCCCTCGATCCCGTTGGCGGCGCTCACTGCCAGGGACTTCATCCGCGCGATGGCCTTGTTGGCGGTCCGCACCTTCTCCAAGGGCACGATCCGGCCGTCGAGGAGGTGCAGGATCGGCTTCACCGCCAAGGCGGTGCCCAGCCAGGCGGCGGCGGCACCGATGCGGCCACCGCGACGGAGATACTCAAGAGTGTCGACATAGAAGAAGTTCGAGGTGTCCTCGAGCGACCTGACGGCCGCGTCGTACACCTCGTCGTTGCTCGCCCCCGCGGCCGCCTTGCGGGCGGCGACGAGCACCGGGAAGCCGAGCGCCATGGCCGTCACCCGCGAGTCGACGACGCGCACGATCTCCTCTCCCGCGTCGGAGTTGCACTGCACCGCCGCGAGGCGAGCGGCGTCCCAGGTTCCCGAGAGCTCACTCGATATGTGCACGCTGACGATGTGGTCGTAGCCCTCGGCGAGCAGCTCGCGGTAGCGCTCCACGAACTGTGCGGGTGTCGGTCGCGACGTGGTGACGGTGACCGACTTCTCCCTTAGCCGCTCGACGACGTCGGCGGGAGTGATCTCAATGCCGTCCTCGCCCTGATGGTCGCCCATGATCACGTGCAGCGGGACGACATCGATCGGCAGCCCCTCGTCGATGCCTGGGGGCAGATACGCGGTGGAGT
It includes:
- a CDS encoding ComEC/Rec2 family competence protein: MKHWREHDARLVPGAALVWIGVASGELGWSAGLWWAMVAMAATGLIGAFAGWRSVVHRSRCWLVAFSCMAGIAAALLSSARLQDRLDSVVAHAAREDAFVRLEGTVESRPRQVGGTPDRVVVQVAVSRIEHRGRVHEADQSVVVLGTSDVWAGTLPGATAYIVGTAHPPDRASSVVAFVVASDGSVVDPEAPRWSVVAEAIRDGLHEAASVNDPDAAGLLVALVDGDTSGIGPIVQEEFRLSGLAHLLAVSGANVAIVVGAVLWLTRLCRAPFVLQIGCAAGALLAFVVVAGPEPSVLRAAGMGVVMLVGLASGRPRAAVPALATAIVVLLTCVPALSISVGFLLSVLATAGIVVVGAEWTRRWSERMPMMLAAPLAVAASAGLATLPVIVLLLPMVNLGSLVANIVAAPAVPVATICGVCAAVLAPIAMPLAQLLCVVGGYFTRWIAHVAHVAAEPGPAQIPMPPGVGAFFIVVGVLLVAALAWWLTRRRPLARTSLAAAAVGVLVLATPVRCAVDRWQSPNWVIAACDVGQGDAVLARAGPDAAVLLDAGPDPALLDRCLRELGVERLPLVLLTHFHDDHVAGVPAVLGRRDVERVVIGSYDGGAVEQSIRSIALDQSIPVDEVGTGQRYSAGDVVLEVLGPTRPILGTTSDPNNNSLIVRIDVGGLRLLVTGDAQVELMASMAGCGCLQADVLKVPHHGSKNRDDSFLAATGASLALISVGADNDYGHPAPSTISELERLGMTVRRTDRDGMILVSAADEGVVVTHDRSS
- a CDS encoding ComEA family DNA-binding protein, which encodes MRRVDDLERDRQIADIKAILESSMRDYDQRAAEPDDPSVLDDGETDRRSLDGFGDGFEPPRSAWRARLHSGRVSIGVFVVVAVLTAAATALVTWLLRPAGTAVEGAATTIAAADERADPDEPGGETASAAASPASTSSAPGVLVVAVVGSVNVPGLVTLPEGARVSDAIEAAGGALPGTDLSTLNIARKVADGEQIVVGLPGPPVDSGTSEPQPTANGGSTALVDINSANVTQLDELPGIGPVLAQRIVDFREENGPFKSVEELENVSGVGPAVLAKVKDLVTV
- a CDS encoding DegV family protein, which translates into the protein MSRGTVVVTDSTAYLPPGIDEGLPIDVVPLHVIMGDHQGEDGIEITPADVVERLREKSVTVTTSRPTPAQFVERYRELLAEGYDHIVSVHISSELSGTWDAARLAAVQCNSDAGEEIVRVVDSRVTAMALGFPVLVAARKAAAGASNDEVYDAAVRSLEDTSNFFYVDTLEYLRRGGRIGAAAAWLGTALAVKPILHLLDGRIVPLEKVRTANKAIARMKSLAVSAANGIEGDVLIAVHHLAAEERAEKLRAELAEEIPGSAEIVVSEVGAVLGAHVGPGMLAVIVVPTLDG